A stretch of Henckelia pumila isolate YLH828 chromosome 4, ASM3356847v2, whole genome shotgun sequence DNA encodes these proteins:
- the LOC140861995 gene encoding protein NUCLEAR FUSION DEFECTIVE 4-like isoform X2, with protein sequence MMGYFSEGIRSFVNNRWLVFVAAMWIQSCAGIGYLFGSISPVIKRSLNYNQRQVARLGVAKDLGDSVGFLTGALCEILPLWAALIIGVMMNFVGYGWVWLIVSGRAPVLPLWAMCILIFVGTNGETYFNTTALVSCVQNFPKSRGPVVGILKGFAGLSGAILTQIYALMHTPDHASLIFMVAVGPTIVIIALMFIVRPVGGHKQIRSSDGFNFSVIYGICVVLAAYLMGVMLVQDIVDLNQTIITIFTIILLVILFIPITIPVTLSFYREPKLPVEEALLPESQKQEAGKSEDDGQEVIFSEIEDEKPKEVDLLPALERQRRIAQLQAKLAQAAAEGAVRIKKRRPHRGEDFTLLEALIKADFWLIFFSLLLGSGSGLTVIDNLGQMSQSLGYENTHVFVSMISIWNFLGRVGGGYISEKIGLCISKACCHGRCPSGNGIRTFLLRNGLARGNVCRNSPCRCRIRSTLGNSACSCLGAFWAEKVRCFVQFSHFSKPGRFINILRCYCQ encoded by the exons ATGATGGGTTACTTCAGTGAAGGGATCCGTTCTTTTGTCAATAACAGATGGTTGGTGTTCGTGGCTGCAATGTGGATACAATCATGTGCGGGGATCGGGTATTTGTTTGGCAGCATATCGCCGGTGATCAAGCGTTCTTTGAACTACAATCAAAGGCAGGTGGCGAGATTAGGGGTGGCGAAGGATTTGGGGGACAGCGTCGGATTCTTGACTGGGGCTTTATGTGAGATTTTGCCGTTATGGGCTGCTCTAATTATTGGTGTGATGATGAATTTTGTTGGGTATGGTTGGGTTTGGCTCATTGTGTCTGGGAGAGCTCCTGTTCTGCCATTATGGGCT ATGTGCATTCTTATATTTGTGGGAACCAATGGCGAGACCTACTTCAACACAACAGCATTGGTTTCTTGCGTGCAAAACTTCCCTAAAAGCCGTGGTCCTGTTGTGGGAATACTTAAGGGTTTTGCGGGATTAAGTGGTGCAATCTTGACTCAAATATACGCACTGATGCATACTCCAGACCACGCATCGCTCATATTTATGGTTGCGGTTGGGCCAACAATAGTGATCATTGCTCTTATGTTCATTGTCAGGCCTGTTGGAGGTCACAAGCAAATACGGTCATCCGATGGGTTTAATTTCTCAGTTATCTATGGCATATGCGTTGTTTTGGCTGCTTATTTGATGGGGGTAATGCTGGTGCAAGATATAGTTGATTTAAACCAAACCATAATTACAATTTTCACTATCATTCTACTAGTTATTTTGTTTATTCCCATTACTATTCCGGTGACTCTGAGTTTTTATCGGGAGCCAAAATTACCTGTCGAAGAGGCACTTCTACCTGAATCTCAAAAACAAGAGGCTGGCAAATCTGAAGATGATGGTCAAGAAGTCATATTTAGTGAAATTGAAGATGAAAAGCCAAAAGAGGTTGACTTACTTCCTGCTTTAGAGAGGCAAAGGAGGATTGCCCAACTGCAGGCAAAGCTAGCCCAAGCAGCTGCAGAAGGAGCTGTGAGAATCAAGAAACGAAGACCACATAGAGGGGAGGATTTCACATTATTGGAGGCATTGATAAAGGCAGATTTTTGGCTTATATTTTTCTCTCTTCTACTGGGCTCGGGTTCTGGCTTGACTGTTATCGACAATTTGGGTCAGATGAGCCAATCCTTGGGTTATGAAAACACCCATGTATTTGTTTCGATGATCAGCATTTGGAACTTTCTTGGTCGTGTAGGTGGTGGCTACATCTCTGAGAAAATT GGACTATGCATATCCAAGGCATGCTGCCATGGCCGGTGCCCAAGTGGTAATGGCATTCGGACATTTCTTCTTCGCAATGGGCTGGCCCGGGGCAATGTATGTCGGAACTCTCCTTGTCGGTGTCGGATACGGAGCACACTGGGCAATAGTGCCTGCAGCTGCCTCGGAGCTTTTTGGGCTGAAAAAGTTCGGTGCTTTGTACAATTTTCTCACTTTAGCAAACCCGGCAGGTTCATTAATATTCTCAGGTGTTATTGCCAGTAG
- the LOC140863854 gene encoding uncharacterized protein, protein MSDWGPVFVAVVLFVLLTPGLLIQLPGRSRFVEFGNFQTSGVSVLIHAIIYFALSCIFLLAIGVHMYMG, encoded by the coding sequence ATGTCGGATTGGGGTCCGGTGTTCGTGGCGGTTGTGCTGTTCGTGCTGCTGACGCCGGGGTTGCTGATTCAGTTGCCGGGTCGCAGCCGGTTCGTGGAGTTCGGGAACTTCCAAACCAGTGGTGTATCTGTATTGATACATGCCATTATCTACTTTGCTCTCAGCTGTATCTTCTTGTTAGCTATTGGTGTGCACATGTACATGGgatag
- the LOC140863853 gene encoding uncharacterized protein, with amino-acid sequence MADWGPVLVGVVLFVLLQPGLLFQIPGNNRQLEFGTIKTNGKAIAVHTLIFFTLYAILILAVHVHIYTG; translated from the coding sequence ATGGCGGACTGGGGACCCGTACTCGTCGGAGTTGTTCTCTTCGTGCTGCTGCAACCGGGCCTTCTATTTCAGATACCCGGCAACAATCGGCAGCTGGAGTTCGGCACCATCAAGACTAACGGCAAGGCAATCGCAGTTCACACGCTCATTTTCTTTACTCTCTATGCTATACTTATCCTCGCTGTACATGTTCATATATATACGGGCTGA
- the LOC140863851 gene encoding uncharacterized protein, protein MSSDWGPVVVAVVMFILLSPGLLFQLPARTRVIEFGNMYTSGISILVHAVLYFCVYTILIVAIGVHIHSG, encoded by the coding sequence ATGAGTTCTGATTGGGGACCGGTGGTGGTGGCGGTGGTGATGTTCATCCTCTTATCTCCAGGGCTGCTGTTCCAACTTCCGGCAAGGACTAGGGTGATCGAGTTCGGAAACATGTACACAAGTGGCATATCTATCTTGGTTCATGCGGTTTTGTACTTCTGTGTTTACACCATCTTGATTGTTGCCATCGGAGTTCATATACATTCAGGCTAA
- the LOC140861995 gene encoding protein NUCLEAR FUSION DEFECTIVE 4-like isoform X3, with protein MMGYFSEGIRSFVNNRWLVFVAAMWIQSCAGIGYLFGSISPVIKRSLNYNQRQVARLGVAKDLGDSVGFLTGALCEILPLWAALIIGVMMNFVGYGWVWLIVSGRAPVLPLWAMCILIFVGTNGETYFNTTALVSCVQNFPKSRGPVVGILKGFAGLSGAILTQIYALMHTPDHASLIFMVAVGPTIVIIALMFIVRPVGGHKQIRSSDGFNFSVIYGICVVLAAYLMGVMLVQDIVDLNQTIITIFTIILLVILFIPITIPVTLSFYREPKLPVEEALLPESQKQEAGKSEDDGQEVIFSEIEDEKPKEVDLLPALERQRRIAQLQAKLAQAAAEGAVRIKKRRPHRGEDFTLLEALIKADFWLIFFSLLLGSGSGLTVIDNLGQMSQSLGYENTHVFVSMISIWNFLGRGLCISKACCHGRCPSGNGIRTFLLRNGLARGNVCRNSPCRCRIRSTLGNSACSCLGAFWAEKVRCFVQFSHFSKPGRFINILRCYCQ; from the exons ATGATGGGTTACTTCAGTGAAGGGATCCGTTCTTTTGTCAATAACAGATGGTTGGTGTTCGTGGCTGCAATGTGGATACAATCATGTGCGGGGATCGGGTATTTGTTTGGCAGCATATCGCCGGTGATCAAGCGTTCTTTGAACTACAATCAAAGGCAGGTGGCGAGATTAGGGGTGGCGAAGGATTTGGGGGACAGCGTCGGATTCTTGACTGGGGCTTTATGTGAGATTTTGCCGTTATGGGCTGCTCTAATTATTGGTGTGATGATGAATTTTGTTGGGTATGGTTGGGTTTGGCTCATTGTGTCTGGGAGAGCTCCTGTTCTGCCATTATGGGCT ATGTGCATTCTTATATTTGTGGGAACCAATGGCGAGACCTACTTCAACACAACAGCATTGGTTTCTTGCGTGCAAAACTTCCCTAAAAGCCGTGGTCCTGTTGTGGGAATACTTAAGGGTTTTGCGGGATTAAGTGGTGCAATCTTGACTCAAATATACGCACTGATGCATACTCCAGACCACGCATCGCTCATATTTATGGTTGCGGTTGGGCCAACAATAGTGATCATTGCTCTTATGTTCATTGTCAGGCCTGTTGGAGGTCACAAGCAAATACGGTCATCCGATGGGTTTAATTTCTCAGTTATCTATGGCATATGCGTTGTTTTGGCTGCTTATTTGATGGGGGTAATGCTGGTGCAAGATATAGTTGATTTAAACCAAACCATAATTACAATTTTCACTATCATTCTACTAGTTATTTTGTTTATTCCCATTACTATTCCGGTGACTCTGAGTTTTTATCGGGAGCCAAAATTACCTGTCGAAGAGGCACTTCTACCTGAATCTCAAAAACAAGAGGCTGGCAAATCTGAAGATGATGGTCAAGAAGTCATATTTAGTGAAATTGAAGATGAAAAGCCAAAAGAGGTTGACTTACTTCCTGCTTTAGAGAGGCAAAGGAGGATTGCCCAACTGCAGGCAAAGCTAGCCCAAGCAGCTGCAGAAGGAGCTGTGAGAATCAAGAAACGAAGACCACATAGAGGGGAGGATTTCACATTATTGGAGGCATTGATAAAGGCAGATTTTTGGCTTATATTTTTCTCTCTTCTACTGGGCTCGGGTTCTGGCTTGACTGTTATCGACAATTTGGGTCAGATGAGCCAATCCTTGGGTTATGAAAACACCCATGTATTTGTTTCGATGATCAGCATTTGGAACTTTCTTGGTCGT GGACTATGCATATCCAAGGCATGCTGCCATGGCCGGTGCCCAAGTGGTAATGGCATTCGGACATTTCTTCTTCGCAATGGGCTGGCCCGGGGCAATGTATGTCGGAACTCTCCTTGTCGGTGTCGGATACGGAGCACACTGGGCAATAGTGCCTGCAGCTGCCTCGGAGCTTTTTGGGCTGAAAAAGTTCGGTGCTTTGTACAATTTTCTCACTTTAGCAAACCCGGCAGGTTCATTAATATTCTCAGGTGTTATTGCCAGTAG
- the LOC140861995 gene encoding protein NUCLEAR FUSION DEFECTIVE 4-like isoform X1 — MMGYFSEGIRSFVNNRWLVFVAAMWIQSCAGIGYLFGSISPVIKRSLNYNQRQVARLGVAKDLGDSVGFLTGALCEILPLWAALIIGVMMNFVGYGWVWLIVSGRAPVLPLWAMCILIFVGTNGETYFNTTALVSCVQNFPKSRGPVVGILKGFAGLSGAILTQIYALMHTPDHASLIFMVAVGPTIVIIALMFIVRPVGGHKQIRSSDGFNFSVIYGICVVLAAYLMGVMLVQDIVDLNQTIITIFTIILLVILFIPITIPVTLSFYREPKLPVEEALLPESQKQEAGKSEDDGQEVIFSEIEDEKPKEVDLLPALERQRRIAQLQAKLAQAAAEGAVRIKKRRPHRGEDFTLLEALIKADFWLIFFSLLLGSGSGLTVIDNLGQMSQSLGYENTHVFVSMISIWNFLGRVGGGYISEKIVTDYAYPRHAAMAGAQVVMAFGHFFFAMGWPGAMYVGTLLVGVGYGAHWAIVPAAASELFGLKKFGALYNFLTLANPAGSLIFSGVIASSIYDREAEKQAHNSPHVYHSMMTSFSRFLYLAEQPKCHGSICFFVTFLIMSGFCIIAAVLSMVLVYRTKIVYANLYGRSLR, encoded by the exons ATGATGGGTTACTTCAGTGAAGGGATCCGTTCTTTTGTCAATAACAGATGGTTGGTGTTCGTGGCTGCAATGTGGATACAATCATGTGCGGGGATCGGGTATTTGTTTGGCAGCATATCGCCGGTGATCAAGCGTTCTTTGAACTACAATCAAAGGCAGGTGGCGAGATTAGGGGTGGCGAAGGATTTGGGGGACAGCGTCGGATTCTTGACTGGGGCTTTATGTGAGATTTTGCCGTTATGGGCTGCTCTAATTATTGGTGTGATGATGAATTTTGTTGGGTATGGTTGGGTTTGGCTCATTGTGTCTGGGAGAGCTCCTGTTCTGCCATTATGGGCT ATGTGCATTCTTATATTTGTGGGAACCAATGGCGAGACCTACTTCAACACAACAGCATTGGTTTCTTGCGTGCAAAACTTCCCTAAAAGCCGTGGTCCTGTTGTGGGAATACTTAAGGGTTTTGCGGGATTAAGTGGTGCAATCTTGACTCAAATATACGCACTGATGCATACTCCAGACCACGCATCGCTCATATTTATGGTTGCGGTTGGGCCAACAATAGTGATCATTGCTCTTATGTTCATTGTCAGGCCTGTTGGAGGTCACAAGCAAATACGGTCATCCGATGGGTTTAATTTCTCAGTTATCTATGGCATATGCGTTGTTTTGGCTGCTTATTTGATGGGGGTAATGCTGGTGCAAGATATAGTTGATTTAAACCAAACCATAATTACAATTTTCACTATCATTCTACTAGTTATTTTGTTTATTCCCATTACTATTCCGGTGACTCTGAGTTTTTATCGGGAGCCAAAATTACCTGTCGAAGAGGCACTTCTACCTGAATCTCAAAAACAAGAGGCTGGCAAATCTGAAGATGATGGTCAAGAAGTCATATTTAGTGAAATTGAAGATGAAAAGCCAAAAGAGGTTGACTTACTTCCTGCTTTAGAGAGGCAAAGGAGGATTGCCCAACTGCAGGCAAAGCTAGCCCAAGCAGCTGCAGAAGGAGCTGTGAGAATCAAGAAACGAAGACCACATAGAGGGGAGGATTTCACATTATTGGAGGCATTGATAAAGGCAGATTTTTGGCTTATATTTTTCTCTCTTCTACTGGGCTCGGGTTCTGGCTTGACTGTTATCGACAATTTGGGTCAGATGAGCCAATCCTTGGGTTATGAAAACACCCATGTATTTGTTTCGATGATCAGCATTTGGAACTTTCTTGGTCGTGTAGGTGGTGGCTACATCTCTGAGAAAATTGTTAC GGACTATGCATATCCAAGGCATGCTGCCATGGCCGGTGCCCAAGTGGTAATGGCATTCGGACATTTCTTCTTCGCAATGGGCTGGCCCGGGGCAATGTATGTCGGAACTCTCCTTGTCGGTGTCGGATACGGAGCACACTGGGCAATAGTGCCTGCAGCTGCCTCGGAGCTTTTTGGGCTGAAAAAGTTCGGTGCTTTGTACAATTTTCTCACTTTAGCAAACCCGGCAGGTTCATTAATATTCTCAGGTGTTATTGCCAGTAGCATATATGACAGAGAGGCAGAAAAACAAGCTCACAACAGTCCTCATGTATATCACAGTATGATGACTTCATTTTCAAGATTCTTATATCTCGCGGAACAACCAAAGTGCCATGGTTCCATTTGCTTCTTCGTAACTTTCTTGATCATGTCTGGATTTTGCATCATTGCTGCTGTTTTAAGTATGGTGCTCGTGTATCGAACAAAGATAGTGTATGCTAATCTTTATGGAAGATCTCTACGTTAA
- the LOC140863852 gene encoding uncharacterized protein encodes MSVDLAPVLVAVIFFVVLSPGLLFQLPGKRRPIEFTNMQTSGLSIFVHTIIFTAIITIILIAIQAHIYVG; translated from the coding sequence ATGTCGGTAGATCTTGCACCAGTACTGGTAGCTGTAATATTTTTCGTGGTGTTGTCACCGGGACTTCTGTTTCAACTTCCGGGGAAAAGAAGGCCGATAGAATTCACTAACATGCAGACGAGTGGACTCTCCATATTTGTGCACACCATAATCTTCACTGCCATAATCACCATCATTCTTATTGCCATTCAAGCTCACATCTATGTCGGATAG